A genomic window from Cryobacterium sp. SO2 includes:
- a CDS encoding GAF and ANTAR domain-containing protein — translation MNETTRLERLFDAFATLADTLVAGYDVLDLLQTLVENCHDLLDVDSAGILLANADNKLEVVASTSEANTLVEIMQLDADAGPCLECFHTRAVVSVPDIDIGSSRWPEFCTTASAQGIHSVYAIPLRLRDTTIGTLNLMRNERGELNQYDIRAAQALADVATIGILQERTVRDASKLRDQLQEALTSRVLIEQAKGVVAETAHVSIEAAFALIREHARSHQTSLSLVARQLVSRDLRF, via the coding sequence ATGAATGAGACAACTCGCCTGGAACGGCTTTTCGACGCTTTCGCTACTCTCGCAGACACCCTCGTAGCCGGCTATGACGTGCTCGACCTCTTGCAGACCCTCGTGGAGAACTGTCACGACCTTCTCGATGTCGACTCCGCGGGCATTCTGTTGGCGAACGCCGACAACAAGTTGGAGGTCGTCGCTTCCACGAGTGAGGCAAACACACTGGTTGAAATCATGCAGCTCGACGCCGACGCGGGGCCGTGCCTCGAGTGCTTCCACACCCGCGCCGTCGTCTCCGTGCCCGACATCGACATCGGCTCCTCTCGCTGGCCGGAATTCTGCACCACCGCCAGCGCGCAGGGCATCCACTCGGTTTACGCCATCCCGCTGCGACTTCGGGACACCACCATCGGCACACTGAATCTCATGCGCAACGAACGCGGCGAACTCAACCAGTACGACATCCGCGCCGCCCAGGCCCTCGCCGACGTGGCGACCATCGGGATTCTGCAAGAACGCACCGTTCGGGATGCCTCGAAGCTTCGAGACCAGCTGCAGGAGGCCCTCACCAGCCGGGTGCTTATCGAGCAGGCCAAGGGCGTTGTCGCCGAAACCGCCCATGTGTCGATCGAGGCCGCCTTCGCCCTCATCCGCGAGCACGCGAGATCACACCAGACGTCCCTGAGCCTTGTGGCCCGCCAGCTCGT
- a CDS encoding GAF and ANTAR domain-containing protein, translating to MMHDPFQIASDALSDSDGSISDLARPFLRFLPVSGVSISTFGSFLGAETVSATDARAGRVDELQFDLGEGPCWDALTKRQPVLEPDLATRSNGSWPAFSNAIRGEDIGAIFAFPLVFGPLEIGAVDLYSVNPVSLTLKQQQQTLALAAIVSRVLLRRAISEEELPPDTTTFSRRLIHQATGMVLAQLGTTAEDAHLIIQARAFADNRPMREIAHDVIERRIRFTALSESGEGSNE from the coding sequence ATGATGCATGATCCGTTTCAGATCGCATCGGATGCGCTATCCGACAGTGACGGAAGCATTTCCGATCTAGCGCGCCCGTTCCTGCGTTTCCTTCCCGTGTCCGGGGTGTCGATCTCCACCTTTGGATCGTTCCTTGGAGCGGAGACCGTATCGGCCACGGACGCCCGGGCCGGGCGAGTGGATGAACTGCAATTCGACCTCGGTGAAGGTCCGTGTTGGGACGCATTGACCAAACGCCAACCGGTCTTGGAACCTGACCTCGCTACCCGAAGCAACGGATCGTGGCCGGCCTTCTCCAATGCGATTCGTGGTGAAGACATCGGGGCTATTTTCGCTTTCCCGCTTGTGTTCGGACCGCTCGAGATCGGCGCCGTTGACCTGTACTCCGTCAACCCGGTGTCACTCACCCTCAAACAACAGCAGCAGACACTGGCTCTGGCAGCCATCGTGAGCCGTGTTCTCCTGCGCCGTGCTATCAGCGAGGAAGAGCTCCCCCCGGACACGACCACGTTCTCCCGGCGGCTCATTCACCAGGCGACGGGCATGGTCCTCGCCCAACTCGGCACCACTGCCGAGGACGCCCACCTGATCATTCAGGCCAGGGCTTTCGCCGACAACCGCCCAATGCGGGAAATCGCGCATGATGTCATCGAGCGGCGGATTCGCTTCACCGCACTATCCGAGTCGGGCGAAGGATCCAATGAATGA
- a CDS encoding DNA polymerase IV, translating into MLHVDLDQFIAAVEVLRRPELAGKPIIVGGRGDPTERAVVSTASYEARAFGVGSGMPLRIAARKVPDAVILPVDQEAYLAASDTVMATLRSQPGVTVQVLGWDEAFLGIETDGPEAFARQVQAAVLERTQLHCSVGIGDTLARAKVATGFAKPAGVFRLTAGNWLEVMGGRPTRDLWGVGAKVSGRLAALGITTVAELAASDPQDLVPEFGPKMGPWHASLGRGDGASVVDDTPWVARGHSRETTFQHDLTEPTQVDGAVRELAARVLEDVLAEGRPVIGLTLKIRYAPFDTTTRARKIPGTSDGNEILERVLDLAGEIDAGRPIRLLGLRAEMAMPDNARQGHTPTRGGW; encoded by the coding sequence GTGCTGCACGTCGATCTTGACCAGTTCATCGCGGCGGTCGAGGTACTCCGGCGGCCTGAACTTGCGGGCAAGCCAATAATTGTCGGCGGTCGGGGCGATCCCACGGAACGAGCGGTCGTATCGACCGCATCCTACGAAGCCAGGGCGTTCGGCGTGGGGTCGGGAATGCCCCTGCGCATTGCGGCCCGGAAGGTGCCCGACGCTGTGATCTTGCCCGTCGATCAGGAGGCGTACCTCGCGGCGTCGGACACGGTTATGGCCACCCTGCGTTCGCAGCCCGGCGTCACCGTGCAGGTGCTGGGGTGGGATGAAGCATTTCTCGGTATCGAGACGGATGGTCCGGAAGCCTTCGCCCGGCAGGTGCAGGCCGCTGTTCTCGAGCGGACACAGCTGCACTGCAGTGTGGGCATCGGCGACACCCTGGCGCGGGCCAAGGTCGCCACCGGCTTCGCCAAGCCGGCCGGCGTCTTCCGGCTCACGGCGGGGAACTGGCTCGAGGTGATGGGCGGCCGGCCCACCAGGGATCTGTGGGGAGTGGGAGCCAAGGTGTCGGGCCGGCTGGCCGCGCTCGGCATCACAACCGTCGCCGAGCTCGCCGCATCCGACCCCCAAGACCTGGTGCCGGAGTTCGGGCCCAAGATGGGCCCCTGGCATGCGTCGCTCGGGCGCGGGGACGGCGCCAGCGTGGTGGACGACACTCCGTGGGTAGCCAGAGGCCACAGCCGGGAGACCACCTTCCAGCACGACCTGACCGAACCCACCCAGGTGGATGGCGCGGTGAGGGAGCTGGCGGCGCGGGTGCTCGAGGACGTTCTCGCCGAGGGACGGCCTGTCATCGGGCTGACCCTCAAGATTCGCTACGCGCCGTTCGACACCACGACCCGGGCCCGGAAGATTCCCGGCACCTCCGATGGGAACGAGATCCTCGAGCGGGTCCTGGATCTCGCGGGTGAAATCGACGCGGGCCGCCCGATCCGGCTCCTCGGCCTGCGCGCCGAAATGGCCATGCCCGACAACGCCCGACAGGGCCATACGCCCACCCGCGGCGGTTGGTGA
- a CDS encoding VOC family protein — protein MSIKLENVGIAVRDLEATIAFFTDLGLTVLGRDTVSGEWTDTAVGLDGNHANIAMLQTPDGHGRLELFEYVHPEAIESEPTRPNDIGMHRVAFSVDNLEEALEIAATHGCFPLRGVATYEDVYKLTYVRGPSGIIVMLAEELKKN, from the coding sequence ATGTCCATCAAGCTTGAGAATGTCGGCATTGCCGTTCGTGACCTTGAAGCAACGATCGCCTTCTTCACTGACCTCGGTCTCACGGTCCTGGGCCGCGACACCGTCAGTGGCGAGTGGACCGACACGGCCGTGGGCCTGGACGGCAACCACGCCAACATCGCGATGCTTCAGACGCCAGACGGTCACGGCCGCCTGGAGCTCTTCGAGTACGTCCACCCCGAAGCGATCGAGTCGGAGCCCACTCGTCCCAACGACATCGGCATGCACCGGGTCGCGTTCTCCGTCGACAACCTCGAAGAAGCCCTGGAGATAGCGGCGACTCACGGATGCTTCCCGCTTCGCGGTGTTGCGACCTATGAAGACGTCTACAAGCTCACCTACGTGCGCGGTCCCAGCGGCATCATCGTGATGCTCGCCGAGGAGCTCAAGAAGAACTGA
- a CDS encoding metalloregulator ArsR/SmtB family transcription factor gives MIPKMLSFFRNQSKEVSVGHNPRPALEHPQLDTVPLTAVLHALSDETRLSIVHVLRCEPAGRACGTFPVDVAPSTLSHHFKVLRDAGLIHQENRGTQRWTVLRATELDARFPGFLDAVTTATEVVTARP, from the coding sequence ATGATACCCAAGATGCTATCCTTCTTTCGAAATCAATCGAAAGAAGTGAGTGTGGGACATAATCCGAGACCGGCACTCGAGCATCCGCAGCTCGACACGGTTCCCCTGACAGCGGTACTACACGCCCTCTCTGACGAGACAAGGCTTTCCATCGTCCACGTCCTCCGCTGCGAGCCCGCGGGGCGCGCCTGTGGAACATTCCCCGTGGATGTTGCGCCGTCGACGCTGAGCCACCACTTCAAGGTCCTTCGCGACGCGGGACTGATCCATCAAGAAAACCGCGGCACGCAACGCTGGACAGTGCTGCGCGCTACTGAGCTCGACGCCCGGTTCCCGGGTTTCCTCGATGCTGTGACCACCGCAACAGAAGTCGTCACCGCACGGCCCTGA
- a CDS encoding zinc-binding dehydrogenase, translated as MITSTMRALTFSGPSTDISRTGVTVLPTPLPGPGEVLIRITHAGINFKDVMMRRGDPGYVPVWPVIPGLEVAGVVERFGDGVDDLEVGMRVAALTNIGGLAEYVVASQALTARIPDGVPSAVAAVVPGVWTTAWLLLHEAARVRAGDTVLVHSAAGAVGAAIAAIAAAIPDTTLVGVVGAASRIEDARRAGYQHVFVRDGHLVDAVLTRLGGSGVDVVLDPQGTAWLDADLRVLAPTGRVVLFGNASGAPLDPLPTGELYAGNASVGGFSIGALSATAPTRVKRAMEAVLSGIAEGSLAPEVTVAQGLDQAAARQQQLADGSAKTKHVISINA; from the coding sequence ATGATCACTTCAACGATGCGCGCTCTTACGTTCAGCGGACCCTCGACGGACATCTCTCGAACTGGTGTCACGGTGTTGCCGACGCCGCTGCCCGGCCCCGGAGAGGTTTTGATCCGTATCACGCACGCCGGGATCAATTTCAAGGACGTGATGATGCGACGGGGTGATCCCGGTTACGTGCCTGTCTGGCCCGTCATTCCGGGACTTGAAGTTGCGGGCGTAGTCGAGCGGTTCGGCGACGGAGTGGATGATCTCGAGGTGGGCATGCGGGTAGCTGCTCTGACGAACATCGGTGGCCTCGCCGAGTACGTTGTCGCCAGTCAGGCATTGACGGCGCGCATCCCAGACGGCGTGCCCTCGGCAGTCGCGGCCGTGGTCCCTGGGGTGTGGACAACCGCCTGGCTGCTGCTACATGAGGCCGCCCGCGTCCGAGCCGGCGACACGGTCCTCGTCCACAGCGCGGCGGGCGCCGTCGGTGCGGCCATCGCTGCAATCGCCGCAGCAATCCCAGACACCACCCTCGTCGGCGTTGTCGGAGCAGCTAGCCGCATCGAAGACGCGAGGCGTGCCGGCTATCAGCACGTGTTTGTCCGCGATGGTCATCTCGTCGACGCTGTGCTCACCAGGCTGGGCGGCTCCGGCGTCGATGTCGTGCTCGATCCTCAAGGCACCGCTTGGCTCGACGCTGATCTACGCGTGCTGGCACCCACCGGTCGCGTTGTGCTCTTTGGAAATGCCTCGGGTGCCCCGCTTGACCCACTACCCACCGGTGAGCTCTATGCGGGCAACGCGTCCGTCGGCGGATTCAGCATCGGCGCCCTGTCAGCCACGGCACCGACGCGCGTGAAACGCGCCATGGAAGCAGTGCTAAGCGGGATCGCCGAAGGCTCCCTCGCCCCTGAAGTGACCGTCGCTCAGGGTCTTGACCAGGCTGCCGCCCGCCAACAGCAACTCGCGGACGGCAGCGCAAAAACGAAACATGTCATAAGCATCAATGCGTGA